The Actinopolyspora erythraea genome has a segment encoding these proteins:
- a CDS encoding helix-turn-helix transcriptional regulator encodes MNPIRVFVRTVDPLTSMAVGHYLGTRPGIEVVPAEASTPVDVVVVVAERLTVQVASTLRGLKANLNAPVIMILCETAREDLVTAVECNVVAVLPRAAARGERIEEAVRTAAEGGGLLPSSMLGELLKRFERLQREALSSDGLHSSGLTTREIDVLRLMSHGFDTSEIAEELNSSERAVKRVVSGVTGRLNLRNRPHAVAYALRMGAI; translated from the coding sequence GTGAATCCGATTCGCGTGTTCGTGCGAACCGTGGATCCGTTGACCAGCATGGCTGTCGGTCACTACTTGGGCACCCGTCCGGGAATCGAAGTGGTTCCGGCCGAGGCCTCCACCCCCGTCGACGTCGTCGTGGTGGTCGCGGAGCGGTTGACCGTCCAGGTGGCTTCGACGTTGCGCGGACTCAAGGCGAACCTGAACGCGCCGGTGATCATGATTCTGTGCGAGACCGCTCGCGAGGACCTGGTCACGGCCGTCGAGTGCAACGTGGTCGCGGTGTTGCCGAGGGCGGCGGCCCGCGGGGAGCGCATCGAGGAAGCCGTTCGCACCGCAGCCGAGGGCGGCGGCCTGTTGCCGTCCTCGATGCTCGGCGAGCTGCTCAAGCGGTTCGAGCGGCTCCAGCGCGAGGCCCTGTCCTCCGACGGTCTGCACTCCTCCGGCCTCACGACCAGGGAGATAGACGTGCTGCGGTTGATGTCGCACGGTTTCGACACCTCCGAGATAGCCGAGGAGCTGAATTCCTCCGAACGAGCGGTCAAACGGGTCGTTTCCGGAGTGACCGGACGTCTCAATCTTCGCAACAGGCCGCACGCCGTGGCCTACGCGTTGCGGATGGGCGCCATCTGA
- the pucL gene encoding factor-independent urate hydroxylase has protein sequence MGIVMGPNQYGKSECRIVTINRDSSRHTIKDLNVSTALRGDFDETHYTGDNAKVLPTDTQKNTVYALAKEQSVGEIEDFATRLGRHFIDTQEPVKGARILVEEYAWERIPVSGTGHDHSFARSSDEKRTTAVTIDGSETHVVSGLKDLVVLKSTGSEFWGYPKDRFTTLAETDDRILATAVTARWRYLHTDVDWAKSFESVRETMLETFATTHSYALQQSLYEMGKAVLEKHPEVAEVRMSLPNKHHFLVDMQQFGLENNNEVFFAADRPYGLIEGTVSRDDVEEAPKAWYSLPEF, from the coding sequence ATGGGCATCGTCATGGGGCCCAACCAGTACGGCAAGTCCGAGTGCCGCATCGTCACGATCAACCGGGACAGCAGCAGGCACACCATCAAGGACCTCAACGTCAGCACCGCGCTGCGCGGTGACTTCGACGAGACGCACTACACCGGCGACAACGCCAAGGTGCTGCCGACCGACACCCAGAAGAACACGGTCTACGCCCTGGCCAAGGAGCAGTCGGTCGGTGAGATCGAGGACTTCGCCACGCGGCTCGGACGACACTTCATCGACACCCAGGAGCCGGTCAAGGGCGCGCGCATCCTCGTCGAGGAGTACGCCTGGGAACGCATCCCGGTCTCCGGCACCGGCCACGACCACTCGTTCGCCCGCTCCAGCGACGAGAAGCGCACCACGGCCGTGACCATCGACGGTTCGGAGACGCACGTGGTCTCCGGGCTCAAGGACCTGGTCGTGCTGAAGTCCACGGGCTCGGAGTTCTGGGGCTACCCCAAGGACCGCTTCACCACGCTGGCCGAGACCGACGACCGGATCCTGGCCACGGCGGTGACGGCACGCTGGCGCTACCTGCACACCGACGTGGACTGGGCGAAGAGCTTCGAGTCCGTTCGGGAAACCATGCTCGAAACATTCGCCACCACCCACAGCTACGCGCTGCAGCAGAGCCTGTACGAGATGGGCAAGGCGGTGCTGGAAAAGCACCCCGAGGTGGCCGAGGTGCGCATGTCGCTGCCGAACAAGCACCACTTCCTGGTGGACATGCAGCAGTTCGGCCTGGAGAACAACAACGAGGTGTTCTTCGCGGCCGACCGGCCCTACGGCCTCATCGAGGGCACCGTGAGCCGCGACGACGTCGAAGAGGCACCGAAGGCCTGGTACAGCCTTCCGGAATTCTGA
- a CDS encoding peptidoglycan recognition protein family protein: MPERRRGAAPDETTRRALLGGTLLGTTGLLLGGTALARTPPPTTRELAIAGTDSWGARPPRNELVLLSRPTRKIIVHHTATPNSTDHSRAHAFELARSIQDHHMDHNGWTDTGQHFTLSRGGHLTEGRHHSLAAFREGDRHVVSAHTSGQNRLAVGIENEGTYDNVAFPSIQYDKLVELCSALCTAYAIEPYEIYGHRDFNATGCPGDRLYALLGQLRADVAASVGGDPSGVSWPLLRSGDEGERVRVLQYLLNEHDATLTTDGIYGPATESAVRDFQRSTGAIVDGLAGDQTWNQAVRERTYGDSGPAVRAVQHRLGTTVDGVFGPVTESAVRTFQSDRGLRVSGVVDARTWDELVG; encoded by the coding sequence ATGCCCGAGAGACGACGGGGCGCCGCACCGGACGAGACCACCCGGCGAGCACTGCTGGGCGGCACACTGCTCGGAACCACCGGACTGCTGCTCGGCGGCACCGCACTCGCGCGCACACCACCACCCACCACGCGAGAACTGGCCATCGCGGGCACCGACTCCTGGGGAGCGCGCCCGCCCCGGAACGAGCTGGTGCTGCTGTCGCGTCCGACCCGCAAGATCATCGTGCACCACACCGCCACGCCCAACAGCACCGACCACTCCCGGGCACACGCCTTCGAGCTGGCGAGGTCCATCCAGGACCACCACATGGACCACAACGGTTGGACCGACACCGGCCAGCACTTCACGCTCAGCCGGGGCGGGCACCTCACCGAGGGCAGGCACCACAGCCTCGCCGCCTTCCGCGAGGGTGACCGCCACGTCGTCAGCGCGCACACCAGCGGGCAGAACAGGCTGGCCGTGGGCATCGAGAACGAGGGCACCTACGACAACGTGGCGTTCCCGAGCATCCAGTACGACAAACTGGTCGAACTGTGCTCGGCACTGTGCACCGCCTACGCCATCGAGCCCTACGAGATCTACGGGCACCGGGACTTCAACGCCACCGGCTGCCCCGGTGACCGGCTCTACGCCCTGTTGGGACAGCTGCGCGCCGACGTGGCCGCCTCGGTCGGCGGCGACCCGAGCGGGGTGAGCTGGCCACTACTGCGCTCCGGCGACGAGGGCGAGCGGGTGCGCGTGCTGCAGTACCTGCTCAACGAGCACGACGCCACGCTGACCACCGACGGGATCTACGGCCCCGCCACCGAGAGCGCGGTGCGCGACTTCCAGCGCTCCACCGGCGCCATCGTGGACGGACTGGCGGGCGACCAGACCTGGAACCAGGCGGTCCGCGAACGGACGTACGGCGACAGTGGTCCCGCGGTACGGGCGGTGCAGCACCGGCTCGGCACGACGGTGGACGGGGTCTTCGGCCCGGTGACCGAGTCGGCGGTGCGGACGTTCCAGTCCGACCGGGGGCTGCGGGTCAGCGGTGTGGTCGACGCCCGCACCTGGGACGAGCTGGTCGGCTGA
- the aceB gene encoding malate synthase A, whose translation MSQSTPAQGVEVLGAPVERGEEILTPEALDFVARLQRAFGPRCDELLARRQQRRDEAARTGKLDFLDETRHIRESDWQVAEAPPALRDRRVEITGPTDRKMAINALNSGAKVWLADLEDANTPHWSNVVSGQVNLYDVIRKQVELHSNGKQYKLRDDVEHAVPLVRPRGWHFDERHILVDGRPAVGALVDFGLYFFHNAREGLRRGTGPFFYLPKMESHLEARLWNDVFVQAQQELGVPQGSVRATVLIETIPAAFEMEEILYELREHSAGLNAGRWDYLFSVIKTFRSAGSDFVLPDRNSVTMTASFMRAYTELLVRTCHKRGAFAIGGMAAFIPNRRDPEVTERALAKIHDDKRREANDGFDGSWVAHPDTVSVCKEEFDAVLGDKPNQLDRKREDVSVTAADLLNTAETPGDKTIEGLRSAVDVGVRYIVSWLSGNGAAGIHNMMEDAATAEISRSQIWQWLHNGIVLNDGQRVTKDLVRQVLADTEKQLRAEEGFPAENLDRAVELFERVAVADEFVDFLTLPAYEQID comes from the coding sequence ATGTCCCAATCGACCCCCGCACAGGGCGTTGAGGTCCTCGGTGCTCCCGTGGAGCGCGGCGAGGAGATCCTCACCCCCGAAGCGCTCGACTTCGTCGCCCGACTGCAGCGCGCCTTCGGCCCGCGCTGCGACGAGCTGCTCGCCCGGCGTCAGCAGCGCCGCGACGAGGCCGCCCGGACCGGCAAGCTGGACTTCCTCGACGAGACCCGCCACATCCGCGAGTCCGACTGGCAGGTGGCCGAGGCCCCGCCCGCGCTGCGCGACCGGCGGGTCGAGATCACCGGCCCGACCGACCGCAAGATGGCCATCAACGCGCTCAACTCCGGCGCCAAGGTCTGGCTGGCCGACCTGGAGGACGCCAACACGCCGCACTGGAGCAACGTCGTCTCCGGCCAGGTCAACCTCTACGACGTGATCCGCAAGCAGGTCGAGCTGCACTCCAACGGCAAGCAGTACAAGCTGCGCGACGACGTCGAACACGCCGTCCCGCTGGTCCGCCCCCGTGGCTGGCACTTCGACGAGCGGCACATCCTCGTCGACGGCCGGCCCGCCGTGGGCGCGCTGGTGGACTTCGGGCTCTACTTCTTCCACAACGCGCGGGAGGGGCTGCGGCGCGGCACCGGCCCGTTCTTCTACCTGCCCAAGATGGAGAGCCACCTCGAGGCGAGGCTGTGGAACGACGTCTTCGTGCAGGCCCAGCAGGAGCTCGGCGTGCCGCAGGGCTCGGTGCGCGCCACCGTGCTCATCGAGACCATCCCCGCCGCGTTCGAGATGGAGGAGATCCTCTACGAGCTGCGCGAGCACAGCGCGGGGCTCAACGCCGGACGGTGGGACTACCTGTTCAGCGTGATCAAGACCTTCCGCTCGGCCGGGTCGGACTTCGTGCTGCCCGACCGCAACAGCGTGACCATGACCGCCTCGTTCATGCGCGCCTACACCGAACTGCTGGTGCGCACCTGCCATAAGCGCGGCGCGTTCGCGATCGGTGGCATGGCCGCGTTCATCCCGAACCGGCGCGATCCCGAGGTCACCGAGCGGGCGCTGGCCAAGATCCACGACGACAAGCGCCGCGAGGCCAACGACGGCTTCGACGGTTCCTGGGTCGCCCACCCGGACACCGTGTCGGTGTGCAAGGAGGAGTTCGACGCGGTGCTGGGCGACAAGCCCAACCAGCTCGACCGCAAGCGCGAGGACGTCTCCGTCACCGCCGCCGACCTGCTCAACACCGCCGAGACCCCCGGTGACAAGACCATCGAGGGGCTCCGCTCGGCCGTGGACGTCGGGGTCCGCTACATCGTTTCCTGGCTCAGCGGCAACGGTGCGGCCGGTATCCACAACATGATGGAGGACGCCGCCACCGCCGAGATCTCGCGTTCGCAGATCTGGCAGTGGCTGCACAACGGCATCGTGCTCAACGACGGACAGCGGGTCACCAAGGACCTGGTGCGCCAGGTGCTCGCCGACACCGAGAAGCAGCTCCGCGCCGAGGAGGGCTTCCCGGCCGAGAACCTGGACCGCGCGGTGGAGCTGTTCGAACGGGTGGCGGTGGCCGACGAGTTCGTCGACTTCCTGACGCTGCCCGCCTACGAGCAGATCGACTGA
- a CDS encoding DUF418 domain-containing protein, producing MTESTASSTTGLPTTAQPAAARTGRLVGLDMARGLAVLGMFAAHTVPSGWLHTLVSGRSAALFAVLAGVSIALLSGGTEPHTGRRRSASAVRIAVRAVVLFVLGLALTSMQVPAMVILAFYGVLFLLAIPLLPLRATPLAVLAGALAVLAPLVSFLIRSRLAAPSVLGYAPDLADFTSLDGVAHAFRALVLTGAYPVLTWLPFLVAGMALGRLGLRGIRSRLVMIGAGLALLGYGVSWLAMNVLGGFERLVALYEGTIPPRALESLLASSLGTVPTKDPVYLLSAGAHSGTPFEIIGATGAALAVIGLCLLAERPHAVLFPLASVGALALTCYVGHLLVLRALGPETLARLMGEHPRTLWLVLVVGALLCSALWRRFLGRGPLEWALHHLAAAPTRALVRDERREANGAEKSTSE from the coding sequence GTGACCGAATCAACCGCCTCCTCGACGACGGGGCTGCCCACCACCGCTCAGCCAGCAGCCGCACGAACCGGACGGCTGGTGGGGCTCGACATGGCCCGCGGACTGGCCGTGCTCGGGATGTTCGCCGCGCACACCGTGCCCTCCGGCTGGCTGCACACGCTGGTCTCCGGGCGCTCCGCCGCACTCTTCGCCGTGCTCGCCGGTGTGTCGATCGCACTGCTCAGCGGCGGCACCGAACCGCACACCGGGCGGCGGAGAAGCGCCTCCGCCGTGCGGATCGCGGTGCGAGCAGTGGTGCTGTTCGTGCTCGGTCTGGCACTGACCAGCATGCAGGTGCCCGCCATGGTCATACTGGCCTTCTACGGTGTGCTGTTCCTGCTGGCGATCCCGTTACTGCCGCTGCGCGCCACCCCGCTGGCGGTGCTCGCCGGGGCGCTCGCCGTGCTCGCACCGCTGGTCTCCTTCCTCATTCGGAGCCGGCTGGCCGCCCCGAGCGTGCTCGGCTACGCCCCGGACCTCGCCGACTTCACCTCGCTCGACGGGGTGGCGCACGCCTTCCGGGCCCTCGTGCTCACCGGCGCCTACCCCGTGTTGACCTGGCTGCCGTTCCTGGTGGCGGGAATGGCCCTGGGACGTCTCGGGCTCCGCGGGATCAGGAGCAGGCTGGTGATGATCGGCGCCGGGCTGGCCCTGCTCGGCTACGGTGTCTCGTGGCTGGCCATGAACGTCCTCGGCGGTTTCGAACGGCTCGTGGCGCTGTACGAGGGGACGATCCCGCCGCGAGCACTCGAAAGCCTGCTGGCATCGAGCCTGGGAACGGTTCCCACTAAGGATCCGGTCTACCTGCTCTCCGCCGGGGCGCACAGCGGAACTCCCTTCGAGATCATCGGCGCCACCGGTGCGGCTCTCGCCGTGATCGGGCTGTGCCTGCTCGCCGAGCGGCCGCACGCCGTGCTCTTCCCGCTGGCCTCGGTCGGCGCGCTGGCGCTGACCTGCTACGTGGGGCACCTGCTGGTGCTGCGCGCGCTCGGCCCGGAAACACTCGCGCGGTTGATGGGCGAACACCCCCGCACACTGTGGCTGGTGCTGGTCGTCGGTGCGCTGCTGTGCAGCGCGCTCTGGCGCCGGTTCCTCGGACGCGGCCCGCTGGAGTGGGCGCTGCACCACCTCGCCGCCGCCCCCACTCGGGCGCTCGTGCGGGACGAACGGCGGGAAGCGAATGGTGCGGAAAAGTCCACATCCGAATAG
- a CDS encoding nucleobase:cation symporter-2 family protein gives MPLFISRRNRGTRNGRQDPHPVDEVLPPGKLLAYGVQHIAAMYAGVVAPPLIIGQALGLDPLRMTLLIGASLLTAGIATLLQAVGVWRVGARMPFVNGVTFGSVAPILAIVAQHDQQQALSIVYGSVLIAGILAFIAAPYFSRLVRFFPPLVNGTVITLIGLSLFPVAIGWIAGNDTEAPDFASPLRIGLGAGTFVLVLLLNRFLRGFWNRIALLVGLVIGTLVAWPLGAVDSSTFAQAPIFDVPMPFELATPAFSLTATISICIVMLVAMMESTADMIALGEIVDRPADEQTIAAGLRADGAGSALSAVFGGFTCSAFAQNVGLVALTRVKSRFVVAAAGGVLIMLGLFPIVGAVVSLVPQPVLGGAALVLFGSVASSGMRTLGKADLGNPVNSLVVAGAVGVGMIPIVSPEFYEHFPAALRTVLDSGISTGCLAALALNLLFNGTRGAGQDEHPAAADETGGEPVAAAVQADTAAPEEVGAAGTQAGPVPAPRPDSIAQDTERSS, from the coding sequence ATGCCCCTGTTCATCAGTAGGCGCAATCGCGGCACGAGAAACGGAAGACAGGACCCCCACCCGGTGGACGAGGTACTTCCGCCGGGCAAACTGCTGGCCTACGGTGTGCAGCACATCGCCGCGATGTACGCGGGCGTGGTGGCACCCCCACTGATCATCGGCCAGGCACTCGGCCTGGACCCGCTCAGGATGACGCTGCTGATCGGCGCGAGCCTGCTGACGGCCGGGATCGCGACCCTGCTGCAGGCGGTCGGGGTCTGGCGGGTCGGGGCGCGCATGCCGTTCGTCAACGGCGTCACCTTCGGCTCGGTCGCGCCCATCCTGGCCATCGTCGCGCAGCACGACCAGCAACAGGCACTGTCCATCGTATACGGTTCGGTGTTGATCGCCGGGATCCTGGCCTTCATCGCGGCACCCTACTTCTCACGTCTGGTGCGCTTCTTCCCGCCGCTGGTCAACGGCACCGTAATCACGCTTATCGGACTGTCACTGTTCCCCGTGGCGATCGGCTGGATAGCCGGTAACGACACCGAGGCCCCCGACTTCGCCTCTCCGCTGCGCATCGGTCTCGGAGCGGGGACGTTCGTGCTGGTACTGCTGCTCAACAGATTCCTCAGGGGCTTCTGGAACCGGATCGCGCTGCTGGTCGGCCTGGTCATCGGAACCCTCGTGGCCTGGCCGCTGGGCGCGGTGGACAGCTCGACCTTCGCGCAGGCGCCGATCTTCGACGTTCCCATGCCGTTCGAACTCGCCACTCCGGCGTTCAGCCTCACGGCGACGATCTCCATCTGCATCGTGATGCTCGTGGCGATGATGGAAAGCACCGCGGACATGATCGCGCTGGGCGAGATCGTGGACCGCCCCGCCGACGAGCAGACGATCGCGGCCGGGCTGCGCGCCGACGGCGCGGGTAGTGCGCTGAGCGCGGTGTTCGGCGGGTTCACCTGCAGCGCGTTCGCGCAGAACGTCGGGCTGGTCGCGCTGACCAGGGTCAAGAGCCGGTTCGTCGTGGCCGCCGCGGGTGGCGTGCTGATCATGCTCGGGCTGTTCCCGATCGTCGGGGCCGTGGTCTCGCTGGTCCCGCAGCCGGTGCTCGGCGGTGCGGCGCTGGTGCTGTTCGGCTCGGTCGCCTCCAGCGGGATGCGCACACTGGGCAAGGCCGACCTCGGTAACCCGGTGAACTCGCTGGTGGTCGCGGGCGCGGTGGGGGTCGGCATGATCCCGATCGTCTCCCCGGAGTTCTACGAGCACTTCCCCGCCGCGCTGCGCACCGTGCTGGACTCCGGCATCAGCACCGGCTGCCTGGCGGCGCTGGCCCTGAACCTGCTGTTCAACGGAACGCGCGGTGCTGGGCAGGACGAGCACCCCGCTGCCGCGGACGAGACCGGCGGCGAGCCGGTGGCCGCCGCGGTCCAGGCCGACACGGCCGCCCCCGAGGAGGTGGGCGCGGCGGGCACCCAGGCCGGCCCGGTTCCCGCCCCGAGGCCGGACAGCATCGCGCAGGACACCGAACGCAGCAGCTGA
- the uraH gene encoding hydroxyisourate hydrolase, whose protein sequence is MNETTTSAVTTHVLDSSRGVPAAGIEVALEQAGQDGWTPVGEAVTNEDGRVKRLGPSRLPEGTYRLTFETAAYFQRLGVDSFYPQVQITFRLADSEQHYHVPLLLSPFAYSTYRGS, encoded by the coding sequence GTGAACGAGACAACCACGAGTGCCGTGACCACCCACGTCCTGGACTCCTCGCGGGGAGTGCCCGCGGCGGGTATCGAGGTCGCACTGGAGCAGGCGGGCCAGGACGGCTGGACCCCGGTCGGCGAGGCCGTGACCAACGAGGACGGCAGGGTCAAGCGGCTCGGACCGAGCAGGCTGCCCGAGGGAACCTACCGGCTGACCTTCGAGACGGCGGCCTACTTCCAACGGCTGGGCGTCGACTCCTTCTACCCCCAGGTGCAGATCACCTTCCGCCTGGCGGATTCGGAGCAGCACTACCACGTGCCGCTGTTGTTGAGCCCGTTCGCATATTCCACCTACCGAGGGAGCTGA
- a CDS encoding DUF3995 domain-containing protein, whose amino-acid sequence MTRTERRGRYLPHYASIVWALLFAALSVFWAFGGRTGTHPLETSDPTPLFTLLNLGAALLKAGLGVVAWLATRQWRGALRGLLALVLWVSGVVCAVYGLFGLVGNGLVLAGVVPVEGGVTHWYWYYVLLWDPYWVLGGALLLATALRSGDPREVRSSGGGGRMF is encoded by the coding sequence GTGACGCGCACCGAACGACGCGGCCGGTACCTGCCGCACTACGCGAGCATCGTGTGGGCACTGTTGTTCGCGGCGCTGAGCGTGTTCTGGGCGTTCGGCGGACGTACCGGGACGCACCCGCTGGAAACCTCCGATCCGACACCGCTGTTCACGCTGCTGAACCTCGGAGCGGCCCTGCTCAAGGCCGGGCTCGGCGTCGTCGCCTGGCTGGCCACCCGACAGTGGCGAGGGGCGCTGCGTGGCCTGCTCGCGCTGGTGCTCTGGGTCTCGGGGGTGGTGTGCGCGGTCTACGGCCTCTTCGGACTGGTGGGCAACGGTCTGGTGCTGGCCGGAGTCGTCCCGGTCGAGGGCGGCGTCACCCACTGGTACTGGTACTACGTGCTGCTCTGGGACCCCTACTGGGTGCTGGGCGGAGCGCTGCTGCTGGCGACGGCGCTGCGCTCCGGCGATCCCCGTGAGGTCCGGTCCTCCGGCGGCGGTGGGCGGATGTTCTGA
- a CDS encoding DUF6986 family protein translates to MPRTSLNRADVDVRLAPLADVDARVAARFRRTASARQPVHTCYVPAGKVDADTPRNWGDEALTTLDEHAPSAAEFAGIIEVSERRATEVLPRVRDKLRDSPVEDLRIDFEDGYGAPGDEVEDADAERTARVVAEWLRQGAAPGNFGLRVKSFDDPELRARSVRTLDVFLTELLARHGKLPEGFLLTFPKVVDVRQVEAFVEVLELVERTLGLASGSLRFEIQVETTQSIVDSEGRLALPRFIGAGRDRISGLHFGTYDYTAGCGLTAAHQHLAHRACDFARHVMQVSAAGTGIFLSDGSTNVLPVGEAEQVRYGWRTHYGLVRRSLEHGFYQGWDLHPAQLVTRYAAVFAEFRDSAESEAARLAAYVSASGGAVLDEPATARALAASFVRALDNGATDAEEVARMTGVSEPELRELGRV, encoded by the coding sequence GTGCCCAGGACCTCGTTGAACCGGGCCGATGTGGATGTTCGACTGGCTCCGCTGGCCGACGTCGACGCGCGGGTCGCCGCCAGATTCCGCCGGACGGCCTCGGCGCGTCAGCCGGTGCACACCTGCTACGTCCCAGCGGGGAAGGTCGACGCCGACACACCGCGGAACTGGGGAGACGAGGCCCTGACCACCCTCGACGAGCACGCCCCGAGCGCGGCTGAGTTCGCCGGGATCATCGAGGTGTCCGAACGCCGGGCGACGGAGGTCCTGCCGCGCGTGCGGGACAAGCTGCGGGACTCGCCCGTCGAGGACCTGCGCATCGACTTCGAGGACGGCTACGGCGCGCCCGGTGACGAGGTGGAGGACGCCGACGCGGAGCGTACCGCCCGGGTGGTGGCCGAGTGGCTGCGACAGGGCGCGGCCCCCGGGAACTTCGGGCTGCGCGTGAAGTCCTTCGACGACCCCGAGCTGCGTGCCCGGTCGGTGCGGACGCTGGACGTGTTCCTCACCGAACTCCTGGCCAGGCACGGCAAGCTGCCCGAGGGGTTCCTGCTGACCTTTCCGAAGGTCGTCGACGTGCGCCAGGTGGAGGCCTTCGTCGAGGTCCTGGAACTCGTGGAGCGCACTCTGGGGCTCGCCTCCGGTTCGCTGCGGTTCGAGATCCAGGTGGAGACCACACAGTCCATCGTGGACTCCGAAGGGAGGTTGGCGCTGCCCAGGTTCATCGGGGCGGGGCGCGACCGGATCAGCGGGCTGCACTTCGGCACCTACGACTACACGGCCGGGTGCGGCCTCACCGCCGCGCACCAGCACCTGGCGCACCGGGCCTGCGACTTCGCCAGGCACGTCATGCAGGTCTCGGCGGCCGGCACCGGGATCTTCCTGTCCGACGGGTCGACCAACGTGCTGCCGGTCGGTGAGGCCGAACAGGTGCGGTACGGCTGGCGCACCCACTACGGGCTGGTGCGGCGCTCCCTGGAGCACGGTTTCTACCAGGGCTGGGACCTGCACCCGGCGCAGCTGGTCACGCGCTACGCGGCCGTGTTCGCGGAGTTCCGGGACTCCGCCGAGTCCGAGGCGGCACGGCTGGCCGCCTACGTCTCCGCCAGCGGGGGAGCGGTGCTGGACGAGCCCGCCACCGCCAGGGCGCTGGCGGCCTCGTTCGTGCGGGCGCTGGACAACGGTGCCACCGACGCGGAGGAGGTCGCCCGGATGACCGGGGTCTCCGAGCCCGAGCTGCGCGAGCTCGGCCGGGTGTAG
- a CDS encoding IclR family transcriptional regulator, with translation MAAGQDASGNGADRAKPTQGGVQSVERTFELLELMADAGGEVALSDLAEASALPLPTIHRIMRTLVRTGYARQQPSRRYALGPSLIRLGETASRTLGSWARPYLAELTEATGETSNMAVLDGAQIVYVSQVPSQHSMRMFTEVGRRVDAHATAVGKAVMATMPEESVTQVLNRTGMHPQTERTITDVESMRTELARIRELGYALDDGEQEVGVRCYAVAIPEAPAASAISISGPEARMKRIAVEDVVPLMRRLATELGNELSAAGEPT, from the coding sequence ATGGCGGCTGGACAGGACGCGAGCGGGAACGGAGCCGATCGCGCCAAACCCACGCAGGGCGGCGTTCAGTCGGTCGAACGCACCTTCGAACTGCTGGAGCTGATGGCCGACGCGGGTGGCGAGGTGGCGCTCAGCGACCTGGCTGAGGCCTCGGCGCTGCCGCTGCCGACCATTCACCGCATCATGCGCACGCTCGTGCGCACCGGCTACGCCCGGCAGCAGCCGTCCCGCCGGTACGCGCTGGGGCCGAGCCTGATCCGGCTCGGCGAGACGGCCAGCCGCACGCTGGGTTCCTGGGCGCGCCCCTACCTGGCCGAACTGACCGAGGCCACCGGTGAGACCTCGAACATGGCGGTGCTCGACGGGGCGCAGATCGTCTACGTCTCGCAGGTGCCCTCGCAGCACTCGATGCGGATGTTCACCGAGGTGGGCAGGCGCGTGGACGCGCACGCCACCGCCGTGGGCAAGGCCGTGATGGCCACGATGCCGGAGGAGAGCGTCACCCAGGTGCTCAACCGCACCGGCATGCATCCGCAGACCGAGCGGACCATCACCGACGTCGAGAGCATGCGCACCGAGCTCGCCCGCATCCGCGAGCTCGGCTACGCGCTCGACGACGGGGAGCAGGAGGTCGGGGTGCGCTGTTACGCGGTGGCGATCCCCGAGGCCCCCGCCGCTTCGGCGATCTCGATCAGCGGGCCCGAGGCACGGATGAAGCGGATCGCCGTCGAGGACGTGGTGCCGCTGATGCGACGGCTCGCCACCGAGCTCGGCAACGAGCTCAGCGCGGCGGGCGAGCCGACCTGA
- a CDS encoding M15 family metallopeptidase, whose translation MRRTGRSILGLLGAFTLSLGLAGGAGVVDPAPAAADSCYTWGETLSQGDSGSDVRELQVRVAGWAAYGDPVDIDGVYGPETANAVERFQRGYGLAVDGIAGPETYGQIYDLQDADCTPAHFAFSEFTSNDGSGFSGGNTSTSNVRTNVLRNMWKLEALRHKLGDRPLYVSSGFRSVSHNDAVGGAPNSKHTYGTGVDLTGAPSLCDIAREARSSGFNGIIGPGAAGHNDHTHLDTRSGRYWNAPSCF comes from the coding sequence ATGAGACGAACAGGACGTTCGATCCTCGGTCTGCTCGGCGCGTTCACGCTGAGCCTGGGGCTGGCAGGCGGTGCGGGCGTGGTCGACCCGGCCCCCGCCGCAGCGGACTCCTGCTACACCTGGGGAGAGACCCTGTCCCAGGGCGACAGCGGCAGTGACGTGCGCGAGCTGCAGGTCCGCGTGGCGGGCTGGGCCGCCTACGGCGACCCGGTCGACATCGACGGTGTCTACGGCCCGGAGACCGCGAACGCGGTGGAGCGGTTCCAGCGCGGCTACGGCCTGGCCGTGGACGGCATCGCGGGCCCGGAGACCTACGGGCAGATCTACGACCTGCAGGACGCCGACTGCACCCCGGCGCACTTCGCGTTCTCCGAGTTCACCTCCAACGACGGCAGCGGGTTCTCCGGGGGCAACACCAGCACCTCGAACGTGCGCACCAACGTGCTGCGCAACATGTGGAAGCTGGAGGCGCTGCGGCACAAGCTGGGTGACCGCCCGCTCTACGTCAGCTCCGGTTTCCGCAGCGTCTCGCACAACGACGCCGTGGGTGGCGCCCCGAACAGCAAGCACACCTACGGCACCGGCGTCGACCTGACCGGCGCTCCCTCGCTGTGCGACATCGCCCGGGAGGCCAGGAGCTCCGGCTTCAACGGCATCATCGGCCCTGGGGCGGCGGGGCACAACGACCACACCCACCTCGACACCCGTTCGGGCAGGTACTGGAACGCGCCCAGCTGCTTCTGA